The Vigna angularis cultivar LongXiaoDou No.4 chromosome 6, ASM1680809v1, whole genome shotgun sequence genome contains the following window.
taccaaaaaaaataaaataatacaattagaTATTGggtacaataataatttttagagTAAAATTATTGGTTCAATGTGTTTAACTTACTGATTATATGGGTTAAGGGGTCATCAACAGATTATTGGGTCAGCTTGTAGACCAACTAAGGTTTTGAATATGAATTGTTTAACATTTTCtaagtaaataaaaagaaataaaatataagaaattgaaCTGTTGTCCCTCTAACTCCCAATTTTATTGATAACAGATGTTTCATGTGAGATAAacaaaaaccataaacaacaGGGGAGTAATAAAACGTCTAAACCCTGTTTGTGATAATagtttttgtttgtgtgtgtctcTCCTCACATGAGAACATGTCTTGTAAAAATTCACCTAAGAAGATTCACTTCCATTATGTATACTACAAAGATTGATTAACAACTATAATTTCACAATGCATATTTAATTACAACCACACTCCCTTTTTACTTTCTTGAAAGGAGCACCTATCTTAAGGACTAAGTTTTAGAACAGCAGGTCATTCAGAAATCATTTGCTCTAAGAGATGCAGAATAATCCTATAAATCCTACCACCTCAAAAAGACtaataatttttcctttttagcCTCAAAGAACGAATAACAACAAAAGGGGGAAAACAGCAACCAAGTAATTGTGCAGAATGTTGTAGATTGCACTTATTTCAATGCTTCTAAAGGCTCTTAACCTTAAATTATCCCCTGCATTGCTTGAGTGAGTGATGTTCACTACTTGCTTTGTCCTGTTGCTTAAACTCCTACTGCATCAACAGTACGAGAAAACAAACATTAGATAAAGCAATTActtactttttgttttcaaaaagtTTAGATCCATAAAACAACGTGAAAAACTGGGCAGATTAGCAGACAATGCTTCGTACCTTCCAGGAAATATACAGCTGCCGCGACCTGCAAAGAAAAACGTGTTTATATTTAAGTAGGTATAGAGAAAATATGATTGCATTGCGTGTATACTCAATATAACTGGGTTGGCAGTAAACTGTGCAAATTGAACACTGAATAGCAAGAAAGTGACTGTTATATGGACAAATCTCAGCAACTGTCGGGGTAAACAGCCAAACAGAGGACCTGCTATCACCAATTCTGTTTTGACGAAAGAGAATTAGAACTCTTTTTCCAATCAATTTTAACCAACTGTGTTCCAATCCTAAAAGCAGAGTCTAGTCAAAGTGCCTTTGCATTATCATACCAGAAATCATTGCCTCGCCACAGTTCTAGTTTACCCATTTCCCAATCGAAAGTAGAAATCATTATTATTCACAACTCTGTTCTTTATCTTAGACCATAGATTCTCCCTCAACACCATAAAACAAGCTTATGAGGTAAAACATGAAGCAGTATAACCACATGCTAACAAATGAAAACGGAAACGCCCTTCACTCTGAAAGAGTCTAGTGAAATATAACCGCATATACATTAAAACCCCAGGAAGATTTATAAGCAAGCACAAGGAGGAAGCAACCAACATAATACAAAGACTAAATGTCTACCaaaaatgaattgaatgattAGAAACCAATACAAAAAGTCTAAATCAACCAAAAAAGACGAgagatttaatttaaaaacttactGGGGTCAGTGGTTGTGATCATGGCTACCCCTTTGAAGTCACAAGATCCAGGAGACTTCCCCTGACTCTGGTAATAGCTATCAAAAGCATAAGAAGCATGATTCTTAACATTATTCGGCTGAAAACAACTCTCCCCAGGCTGGATCTCAGAGCAATTCGCTCTCCCTGGTCCACACGCCCAATCCAACGCAGCCTGCAAAACCTTCAAATCAACACCATCCCCAGCAACACAGTATGTCTGATTAGCATTATCACTGGCCAGAAAAGCCCCAACCCCAGACACACGAAGCAAATAAGCCGGCGTAGCATTCCCATAAAACAAACCCCAATAAGCTTCAGACAGAGGCGGGGACCTCAAATCTTCGTTAAAAAGCTCATATATATAAACACTAGAAGTGATTTCGGGATGCAAAGGGGTGCCACTCCGATCCAAAACATGCTTAATAAGATTCGAATTGAATGTGACAGCGTTGGAAAGTGTGGCATAGGGTTCTTTGGAGTCCCCTTTGGAAGGCCAGCCGGTTTCCGTGACAAGAACGACGATGTCAGAGACATTGAGGTTCTTCATGGAGAAGTACGCAGCGTCGATCATGGCGTCGAGGAGGTTGGTGTAGTGAAGAAGAGTGTTGGGATCAACCATTTGTTTGGAAGCGGGGAGGGTCTTGAAAAGCGTGTTATCGAGAGGGACGAGGTTTTTGTTCTGCATGAAGACATAGTAGGGGTAGAGGTTGAGCATTAAGGGGGAATTGGTTTGAGAGAGGAAATGGAGGAGAGGGAGGACGAAGGACTCGAGGGTTTGGTTGAAGAAGGCCTGAGAGGGCGGGAAAGGGTTGAGGATGATGGAGGCGGAGTGAGGAGTGGAAACCACCACGTCCTTGTGGAGGTTGGACTCCACGAGGGCGGCGTGGAGGGAGAGGAGTGCGGGGAGGAGGAGCGGCGCGGCGGAGGGGAGTGTGGTGAGGACCTCATCGCCGACTGAGACGGCGGAGATTCGGGTGGCGGGGCGGAATGCGGCGACGTTTTTGCGGATCCAGGAGGAGGCAGTGGCGTTGGAGGAACCGATTGCGAGGAGCTGGTTGTTGGGGACGCTGATGGTGACGTGGATGTCGGTGCCCGACAGGGCGCGAAGGATGTCGGGGTTGGCGTCGTAGAGACGGATATGAGTGATCTTTTGGTGTTTGAGGAAGTTCACGAGGTCTGGTGCGGGTAAGAGGTTGGAGACGTCTGTGCCGATGTTCACGCCCACGAATGGCGCGTTGGCTTGGTCGGAAATAGCCGCATGATGTTGGGTAAACGCTAGGATTAGTAACAGTGAGAATGAAAAGATGAGATGATCAGTTGAGTTTATCATTGGAATCTTCAATTTTCCAATTCAGTTTGTCTTGCTCCTCAGCTTCGCTTTCTGGCATTGTCTTTTGAGGGGGGTTCTCTGTTTCACCATTGGTGAGTGGGAAAGTAGCCAAGAAACTGTGCTGTGTTTAGATTTGGGAGTTTAAGTTAGTGTGTGCGCGTTATTCTTGACTTTGGGTGTAGTTTTATGAAGAAGCTTTGTCGGTTCAAATCCAACGGATTTTCATATCCTTCCATCAATCTTAGCATCATCAGAAGTTCTTACATGCGGTACATTACATATGTCTAGTCTAATTGTCTTTCTcgttataattaaattaactataaaaattGCACTAAGAAGGGTGAAGTGATAAATAAAGAAAGTGATGGCTTCATTGTGTGTAGTATTAACAATGACTTTACTTTCTTTTACCCAATTACGTTCGTGGCACACTAATAGATGATTCTTAAATTTGAACACTACAACAGCCTGGCTTCTGCAGAGACACGTTCCTTCTTCACTGCTGCATCCAAAagcttctcttcttctcttgcTTTCAGCATCTCCCACGTTCTCTTATTAGATACAAACTTCATAAACAGATCTATATAATACTAGTATATTGTTATTCTACCATAAAAAATACTTACCTAATTAAACCACTTATTCAGACAGTTTCTCCCAAAGAAATCGAACTTTATGACCCAAAAGCATTTGATCATTTATCTTGAACACCTGTAAAGGTGTGTGCCATCCAAAAGCttctataatataaatgtttattttttactttgtcATTTAGGATATACATTTAAAACGAAAGAAAATTCAGTACTTACAACATTGACATCATATCAGTTGTATTGAGATGTTTCTTCATTCTATATAAAAGGAAGACATACTAGAATACCACAAACTTACTATCAGACTATATTTTCATAAGAACTTATTTTCTAAACGTCATTTTTACTGTTTCACCACTGTTAAATATTTGAATACTTAATAATCTATTGCTACCTGATCCCATAAAGGGAACTTTCGGTTACCAACTTTACCACCGTATATTTGCTCACTTGGaagcttttatttttcaatgacAATCGCCATGATTAGCTAAAGAATAACCATGATTATGTTTGCTTAAATAGACAACTTAAGaacaatgaaaaagaaaaagtggagGATATTGAGATGTCTGAATTTCTGCCCACTAAAATACTCTCTTTTTGGGGGGATTGATAGTGCGTGTGGACGATGTTGGACAGCCACAGGTAGGTAGAGTTGTTCAAATGAAAACTGCAAGTCTTCTTAACCAATGATaaagttgagaaaaaaataagactttactagaaaaagaataaaaggcCAGCCAGACCTTAAATAGACATAAATAATGATTGCATTTCAATTgagtaaaatttgcttcaatttTCTGTTTGGACATCAAGAAGCTAGTCAATGGAGAAATAAAACATGCttcaaaaaataatcaataaggATTCAATGATTTACCAATCAGAAATGAGAAATGAGAATCCGAAGAAATAAAGGGGTAAAGAACACTTTTGATTTTAATCTATATAAGATATTTTACACTATATCATGcaatactataaataaaaatagtaaaatcaataaatttattttcatctttatataatttcgactttttttatttttatcaaatataaaatttaaactcactctttaatttttgaaaacttaagaaatcacaaacacaaataaatttgttacaGTGTAtgtactattataaatatttgaaagcaATAGCTTTCGTAACAGAATTAATTTGGTCCCACTAACATAAATGCCAAATAGTACTCTTGGATGatttaataattacataatttattgtttCTGGTAATGGGCAAGAATTTCCCATATTGCTTCATTATGTCCATGTTATACTAAAAAGGTGGACCACATCCGTCGATTGGTCTCTCGTTTTTGGTGCGATCTATTTAAGAGTCATTCTTCCTGCATCTCACCATCATCGTCCTGCAcctctaaaaaaaaatttaattccaaAGTGTGCCCTTGTCACAGTCAACGAGGAgagagaaaatttaaaaagtttagttAAATTTGAACTCCCCTTCTTCCCTGCCGCATCTCACACAGTGAAACCCTAACCTACACCCCCTCCTTCcttcctctttttctctctgTGTTGTCTCTGCCATCCCAAACTGCCCGCGTTCCTCCGTTTTCCTCACAGATCTGAGCTGGCGTCCAGGTTAGTAGCTTGCATCTACTATATTTGTTTGCTGTAATATGTAGTTGGTTCGGTTGCTGGGTCGTGTTCGGAGCTCGTTGGAGGTGTACGGATCAGAACCGCATTTCGATATGCGGCAAGGATAAATGCATTTCGAACTGCGGTAAGCACGAACCGCAATTCGATCTGCAGCACACATACACAGCGCCGCGTTTCGATGTGCGGCAAAGAAGAACTGCGTTTTGCGTTTTTTAAATGTCGTTTTGAACCTTCGTTTTGAaacttagtttttttaattaaatatctctATATGTATGTGATCTGATATGTATGTGATCTAATATCCAGTTTAGAGAATAATAGGCTTTTGACACTagtttgtttatttgaattgaatGTGTGGTTGAAATctttttgttatgattttttttcaatttttattgacACTATATCTACTGTAAAATGGTTTTTTTATATGAGTAGATACTaatgtaaaattgtttttttatactaGTAGATACTAATGTAAAATTGTTTATTGACACTATATAGCCACTAGATACTAATGTGAACCAGTagatactaataataataatgtatttaattttatttaacttttttaattttttttaaattgaaataataattaaattttttattgaaataaataataatttttattttgaatttatttgtaataatttaattattatatatgtaatttttttaaatttttatattattttttatttgtttgaatatttttgattacattattaattatttttttgtatataatatgttaataatacAATTGTAgtaatataactataaatataactataactataaataattaataatgtagtaatataactataaataaaaaaaatgcataaattaaacaaaataaaataagcatgcaaacaaaaaaaacacataacCGCACTTCAAAGTGCGGCCCTCAAAATAgaaaacgcacttcgaagtgcggctGGGTCTTTCCGCACCTCGAAGTGCGGTTGCGTACCTGTGTTCTTCGTCGGACCTCACAgtgtcttcttcctcttcctcctgcAGTCACAGTATATCTCCAAATCTTCCAACAACACTATCACCACCCTGATCGAGAATTTTAACCACAACTCAATCCAATTCAATACACAATACAGTAAACTAGTGAAGTGCTACAGTGCAAAACAAAGAACAGGGCACCTCAGGGTTTATaaccaacaaatatttttgtggTTGGGAGTTAGGAAAATAGTTggggttaaaaaaattaaattcattaattaccgttttgactttttattaaatgaaggaCAAACAGGTAAATTTGGGGGTGCAGGATGAACTGAGTGAGGTGCAGGAAGAATCACTCTCTATTTAACTTACAAAATTAGTGGATATATTAGGAGTAcagattttttatttgtttttttttatgttatattatattagtacTTTAgaaatctttttaatatattttaaaatatcaaaattaatagcCATGGCATTTTGAATGCAGGGTAACAGCGCTCAAAAATTTAAGAATTCAAATTCAacatacattattatttttattaaaattaaaatgaaaataatttaaaaattttaatttttatactataTACTTTTAGTGATACAAATACATAGCAGTATTATGACTTGAACTATTAACATTtgcaaattaaatttttattactaattataatatggaaatttataatgtaaatgtaatgataattttaatttatctaattaaaaatattaattaattaaaaacaattaaatatatttttactatttatttatacatgtataaaaaaatttaagaataatttttaaaataaaataaaataaataaataaaataaaaaaaccaatcagttagtgaaaaaaaatccaaaagaGACCCTGCGAGCCTACTTTAGATAGAGAATCcatatgaaattttattgaaGCATAATTTCTTTATACACCTTAAAAGCCTCACTGTGCAcccatttttctaaaatttcgAAAAGTGTATTCTAAAAATGTAAATTGGAGATTCATAAGGTCAATGTCTATAATAAGTCAACTCATTTTCAACCTAAAAAACATATTCCATTAAGTTGACCGGAATTTGTCATTAGATTGAAACTAATAATTCAACCTCATCAACTATAGATTAGGTTAAACTGATttgaattgagataaaaaaaatattagaatcaagtataaaaaaatgtgttgcTAGTTTTCTCTTCTCAGTTCatgttatatttcttttaaattatttaaatgaaataaaaataaaagaaaatgaaaattagaataaaaaactcGAATTTAGAGTTAATGTaaactaaattgaattaaaaaaattataaatctaaaatGAATCAAAGTAGAATGAGTTGATTGATTTGGGCAATTTTTATTCTCTATTTATAAACTTGTAATATGCGTTTTACGAAAATAAGTTTAAGATGGAAATATAGTGAGCGGTCTTTGTTATAAAGAACATTTGTACAACTTTTATGTTCAATTTGTAAACGTATATGTATATTGAAATATAGTTAGTATTTTGGTTACAGTGAGCacaatttttatgtatatttgttaattttaaaaggtttaaaccctcatttggtccTTATAgttgtgtgtcaatctcaagtgggtcatcatgtttttttcggtctcaatcgagtccttaaacttgttaaaatgaACCAATTAAGCCCTCTCCATTAATTTATCAGTAACGTCGTTTGCCTTTGCTTACGTGGTGCATAGATAATGAACtcagtttaaaaatttaaataggtGGATAAtagttatatgaaaaaaatatatacgtgGCAGAGAATAAGGaaagtagtgattttgagtgggtttatttttaagttaaacagAAAAACTGAAATGGGAATCAGAGATTTCATGAGTTAGGGATTTTGCTGTGGTGAGTGAGTGTGAGAATTAGGGCTTGGTCGACTTTGCGAAGACGAAGACAATCACGTGGTGGTGGAGAAACGGAATTGAAAGTGGATGCCAGTTAAGGTTAGTATCCTATGTTTTCCGCTTTTTGCCTTTACGAATATGTAGTTATGTTGCTTTGTTTATGCTTTGTTGTGGTCCCGAATTTGTTTCGTTGTGGTCTCGATAGTGGTATGTTTGTGCGTTTAGGTTATATTTGATTTGGTACTGTTATTGTGTGATGGGTCCCGAGATTGGTATGGGTTATGGGTCCTGAGATTAGTATGTCACTGTTTGTTGAAATGTGTAGAGTGTTGTGGTCCCAAAAGTGTCTTTATGAATTGTTTAGTAGTTGTGGTGACCTTTTTTGTCTGAGTGTTTTCTCAGTGGGGATGTTAGTTTGTTCCCATGTCTGACTGTTTGCTTAGTTAGTAAATAAtgacaaataataatattctcCCCCAATGTACAGGGGTTAAAAGCTTGTGGTTGAATTATAATATTGCATGGCTGAACATATTAAAGTTATGGTCCATCATTGTGGCCATTTTGTTAGTGATGAGaatggaaatttaaaatttgatggcGAGATAGCAGAATGGTCTTGTGATCCAGACCTGTGGTGCTATTTTGGAATATTAGCTTCAGTGAAAGACTTAGGTTATATAGACATAAAAGAACTTTGGTACAGTTTAGGAGGTTAGTCAGTGGTGCCAGATATGTTAGAATTATTGACTGATGATAGGGGTGCTATGCATATGCTGAATATAGCAaggttaaatgatgaagttcatTTGTACGTGGTTCATAATACCATGGAACCACAGATAATAGAAATGATTGATTGGGTTGATGGTGATGAGGTTGATGGTGATGTTAATGATGAAGTTCATGTTGCAAGAGAGGTGGAGGGTCAGCCTGATGAAGTTGATGTTGCAAGAGAAGTGCAGGGAGAACCTGAGGGTGAGGTTCATGGTGATGTTGAGGGTCACTGTGAGGATGAGGTTGAGGGTGAGGGTGAGGCTGATGTTCAGCCTGAAGTTGGAACAGAGATGGAGGAGGGTCACTGTGAGACTGAGGTTGAGGCTCAAGTTGGAACATAATTGGAGGAGGGTCAAGTACATGATGTAGATGAGGTTGAGGTACATGATGTAAATGATTTTGAGCTGGAAGATGTAGAAGAGGATGAGATTGAGGATGATCATGTGGCTGAGGATGAGGGTGAGGATGAGGGTGAGGATGAGGCTGGACATGATGGTGAGCATGAAGAGGCTGTTGATGATGGTAAGGATGAGTCTGTGAGTGAACATGGTCAAGATGAAGATGTAGATGAGTCTGGGAGTGAAGAAAGTCTAGTTGATGTCAACATTGAGTGTGACATTGGTAGTTAGAAACAAAATGTGAGGGAAGAACAACCTGGCAGTCTAGTAGGTGAGGCATCAAGGACAACTGATAATGATTTCATGCATGATGTTTATGGCTTGTCTAACACTAAGTGGGTGTCAGATGAGTTGGATAGTGGTCCAGACAGTGAGGACGATGATGATTCCATTCGGAGAACCTTGTTTCCCACCTTTAGCATGCCTAAAAGTTTGACGGATTATAAATGGGAAGTGGGAACCTATTTCACTGAGAAAAAGGAATTTACAGAGGCCATTAGGACTTATGCACTGAGTAATggaagaaatttgaaattcatgaaaaaTGACAAAAAGAGGGTTGCTGTAAAATGTTTGGGGGGCCAGGGTAAATGCAAATGGTATGCTTATTGTGCCTACAGGTCTGCTGCCAAGTCATGGCAGCTAAGAAAAGTTATTAATGATCATAGCTGTAGTACAATTTGTAATGTGAAGTTGATGACTTCTAAGTGGTTGAGTCAAAGGATGGAAAAATTTGTAAGAGAAAACCCTAATATGAAAGTGATGGACATTAGGGACAAGGTAAGTAGGAAATGGAATGTAGGAATCTCTAGAAATATGACTTTTAGGGCAAGAGCCATGGCAAAAGATAATGTTGAGGGGTCATTCAAGGAACAATATAGAAGAATCTATTATTATGGTCACGAACTTCTGAGAGCAAATCTAGGTTCAACAGTGAAAATAAAGGTTGAAAATAGTAATGAGGAGTGTATATTCCATAGAATTTATGTATGCTTGAAAGCATGCAAAGATAGCTTCATTAGTTGTAGACCCATCATTGGATTAGATGGATGCTTTTTGAAAGGCAAGTATGGAGGGGAGTTACTAACAGCAGTTGGAAGAGATGGAAATGAACAAATTCTTCCCATTGCATATGTTGTTGAGGTAGAAAACAAAGACTTATGGacttggttcttggagcttcTCATTGCAGACCTTGGTGGGGAAGCTGTTTGTGGAACATGTACATTTatttcagaccaacaaaaggtcaGTCACTCATAACAAATGTGCTTTTACAACCTACATCACAAATAAGTCAGCTGACATGAGTATTTGAAATTGTAGGGACTTTTGCCAGCAATTCAAGATCTTCTACCTAGGGTAGACCAAAGATTTTGTGTTAGACATTTGTATTCCAACTTCAGAAAGAAATTTCTTGGAGAAGACCTTAAACGTCTGATGTGGAGGGCAGCAACAACCACATATCCACAACTATGGGAGGCTGAAATGAGGAAAATTAAAGAGATAAATGTTGACGCATTTAAATACTTGATTGCAATTCCACCTAGGTATGTAATCACTTTTCTCCAAACCTTATTGTGTTTTTACTGTTATATTTGCTttgacatttatatttattaacattttaatctCCCAGGTTTTGGTCAAGATCTAGATTCAGTCCTAGATCACAATCTGACACTCTTATCAACAACATATGTGAGGGGTTCAACAATGTGCTAGTTAGTAGTAGGTGTAAGCCACTTATCAGTATGTTAGAAGACATTAGGGTTTACATCATGAAGAAATGAGCTACGAACAGGACAAAAATGGGTTTGTATCAAGGTTCTGTATGCCCTAAGGTTCTCAACAAATTTGAAAAGCAGTCATGGTTAACCAGATATTGGTTACCAAGGTAAGTTCACACCCACATTTAATTTTTGATCACCATTAACATGTTGGTAACTGTGTTCTCATTTTTTTGCTCATCACAAATGGTCATCACATTAATTATTTGAAGTCTTGCACATTTCACAATTTGGGGAGCAATTTGTTGTCAATATTGAAAACAAGGAGTGCAGTTGTAGAAAGTGGTTAATAACTGGAATTCCTTGCACTCACGCAATAACTGcaatgaaattcttgaatttaaatgcaGAAGACTACATTGGCCATTGGTTTAGGAAACCTACAACACCATCATTTATCCTATTAACGGTCAACGTGTCTGGGACATAACTTCATATCCAGATGTATTACCCCCAAAGAAGAGGACAATGCCAGGAAGACCCAAGAAAAAACGAAGACTAGAGCCttgggagttgaagaagaatgaCACTGAATCAAGAAAGGGTGAGAGCAAAAAAACATGTGATGTCTGCAAACAACTTGGACACAACAAAAAATCATGTCCACAACGACCTACAACACAATTTGTGCCTCCACCAGATGTGTCTGCTGACCAACCTACTCAACAAACACAACTCACAATCCCTCCACCAAGAGATGTGCCTATTTCTCACGAGTCAGCTGAATGTCCTTCTTCATGTCCTTCTTCATGTCCTTCTCCAAACCTTATTTAATATGTACTGATGAAGGACTAATGTATTATCAACTTTTTTTGGTGTAATGTGTATTGCTCAAGACATATTTAGTGATGAAGACAATGTAGTATAACTTTTGTTTTGGTCTATGTGTACTTCATGAAGACATATTTGGTGTAATTTCTATTGATGAAGTAATATCagctttattttcttatgttatTGACTGAGTAAGATTGATGAAGTAATGATATCAGGTTTCTTTTGTTATGTTAATATCAGGTTTGTTTTGTTATCTCATGCACTGAGTAAGACAAAGTTGATATCAAGTGTTTTTCTTAAATGATAATGAAATCCACTTTTTATTCATGTCGTCAGCAAATGTTTTTGATGTTTAACAAAGTTTCTTTCTGATGTTACCTTTGCACTTCCTTTAAGAACAACAACCCATATGAAATTTCATTAATCAAATAAGACAATATTAAGAAGtcaactttatatttaaaacagacAGACAACAACATTCCATTCCAAACATCCTTCCAAAGATCACATTACATTCATATAAACCTACTTTCATCGTACTTTCATCAACATTAATATCACAATTACATTACAAACACATGTAACAAACACCATCCCCATTAAAACCTTCATCCTTTTCTCCAAAATAACTACAATTTTCTCCAAACACCCAAttctcaactttttcaacatctatttcttccatcttcatcacacTTTGTTCGATCTTCTTGAAACTTCTACCCACTTCTTCATTCCTTGCACTTGCACTTGCACTACTGTCTTCTAAATTCACCACATTTCGAGAATCAATTACTTCTTCAGTGCACCACTCAAAAAAGTTGCATCTAACGAAATCTTCACTCCCAACCTGTGAAACAACAAAACACACTCCCTCGTCAACGAAATCAAAACTCTCACCCTGTGGAAAATCAAAACCATACAATAACTCACAAAAACTGCTTCCATTAAACTCACCTTGAAGTTAGGGCAACCCCAAAATCTTTTGCCAttgtttttaggggttttggCAACGCAGAAGACTACAGGACGACCATAAAAGCAACTGGGTTTTACACCCAACCTGCTCCCACTAGCAGAGCTATGTTCAAAGCCCCAACCCGTGCAtttgcaagaagaagaagaaccagaCATTTCCTCACTTCAACAGTTCTTCCATAACTCTTCCTAACGAAAACAGAGATGTTAAACACTTTCGAAATCAGGGTTCTCCCTAAATATTAAGTTTTGATTCTAACAACATCACACATGGCAATCTATTCACAccaatcaaatttaataaacaatgcCTCGTCAACTAAAACAGATTACACCTCAGCAAAGGCAAACGACATTACTGATAAATTAACGGAGATggcttaattggctcattttaacaagtttaaggatccgattgagaccgaaaaaaaacatgatgacccacttgagattgagACACAAATATAAGAACCAAACGAGGGTTTAAACCATTTTAAAACTAGAGATATCAAAATAGATTTTAATTCGTGATTCAACCctgttttagatt
Protein-coding sequences here:
- the LOC108343590 gene encoding glucan endo-1,3-beta-glucosidase 1, which codes for MINSTDHLIFSFSLLLILAFTQHHAAISDQANAPFVGVNIGTDVSNLLPAPDLVNFLKHQKITHIRLYDANPDILRALSGTDIHVTISVPNNQLLAIGSSNATASSWIRKNVAAFRPATRISAVSVGDEVLTTLPSAAPLLLPALLSLHAALVESNLHKDVVVSTPHSASIILNPFPPSQAFFNQTLESFVLPLLHFLSQTNSPLMLNLYPYYVFMQNKNLVPLDNTLFKTLPASKQMVDPNTLLHYTNLLDAMIDAAYFSMKNLNVSDIVVLVTETGWPSKGDSKEPYATLSNAVTFNSNLIKHVLDRSGTPLHPEITSSVYIYELFNEDLRSPPLSEAYWGLFYGNATPAYLLRVSGVGAFLASDNANQTYCVAGDGVDLKVLQAALDWACGPGRANCSEIQPGESCFQPNNVKNHASYAFDSYYQSQGKSPGSCDFKGVAMITTTDPSRGSCIFPGSRSLSNRTKQVVNITHSSNAGDNLRLRAFRSIEISAIYNILHNYLVAVFPLLLLFVL
- the LOC108341245 gene encoding uncharacterized protein LOC108341245; the encoded protein is MHDVYGLSNTKWVSDELDSGPDSEDDDDSIRRTLFPTFSMPKSLTDYKWEVGTYFTEKKEFTEAIRTYALSNGRNLKFMKNDKKRVAVKCLGGQGKCKWYAYCAYRSAAKSWQLRKVINDHSCSTICNVKLMTSKWLSQRMEKFVRENPNMKVMDIRDKVSRKWNVGISRNMTFRARAMAKDNVEGSFKEQYRRIYYYGHELLRANLGSTVKIKVENSNEECIFHRIYVCLKACKDSFISCRPIIGLDGCFLKGKYGGELLTAVGRDGNEQILPIAYVVEVENKDLWTWFLELLIADLGGEAVCGTCTFISDQQKGLLPAIQDLLPRVDQRFCVRHLYSNFRKKFLGEDLKRLMWRAATTTYPQLWEAEMRKIKEINVDAFKYLIAIPPRFWSRSRFSPRSQSDTLINNICEGFNNVLVSSRCKPLISMLEDIRVYIMKK